Genomic window (Desulfuromonadales bacterium):
GGTTCCTCTACGTCGCCCTCGGGGATGGCGGCAGCGCCGGCGACCCCTTCGGCAACGGCCAGAACCGCGCCACGCTGCTGGGAAACATCCTGCGCATCGATGTGGAGGCCGGCGTCGCACCGTACGCCATTCCGCCGGGCAACCCCTTCGTCGGGGAGCCGAACGTCCTCGGCGAGATCTGGGCTTTCGGGCTGCGCAACCCCTGGCGCTTCTCCTTCGATCGGCTTACGGGCGATCTCTACATCGCCGACGTCGGCCAGAACCTGGTCGAAGAGGTGAATTTCCAGGCGGCAGCGAGTGCGGGGGGGGAGAATTATGGGTGGAACATCATGGAGGGAACTTCCTGCTTCCTCAGCCCGGTCTGCGACCGGACCGGCCTGACCCTGCCGGTCGCGGAATACCGGCACGGCGCCGGGGACTGCTCGGTCACCGGCGGCTTCGTCTACCGGGGTGCCGAACACCCGGCCCTGCAGGGGATCTATTTCTACGCGGACTTCTGTACCGGCCGGCTGTGGGGGCTCAGGAAAAACGGCGCCGCCTGGGAAAACCAGCTCCTGCTCGATACGGCGCTGCAAATCTCCAGCTTCGGCGAGGATGAGGCCGGCAACCTCTATCTGGCCGACTTCGGCCTCGGCGACATCTACAAGATCGATGGTCCCTGAAAAGCAGTTGCCCATGGATTCGATGACCCATGGGCAACTGTCCTGAAAAAATGCAATCAGCCGAGGTTGGCGTTGACGAAATCCCAGTTGATCAGGTGATCGATGAAGGCCTGGAGGAAGTCGGGGCGACGATTCTGATAGTCGAGGTAATAGGCGTGCTCCCAGACATCCACCACCAGCAGCGGCTTGATCCCCTGGGCG
Coding sequences:
- a CDS encoding PQQ-dependent sugar dehydrogenase, whose translation is MKRQFPSRFQAFTVSILSLVLFTACNGGGGNSTPAANPTPAFPAITLTPVASGLALPVGVTHAGDGSGRQFVIEQAGRVRIVRNGAVAPVPFLDISDRVLAGGERGLLGLAFPPGFAGKGYFYVDYTRLPDGATVVSRFRLSPDPDIALATGEEVLLVVAQPFENHNAGQLAFGPDGFLYVALGDGGSAGDPFGNGQNRATLLGNILRIDVEAGVAPYAIPPGNPFVGEPNVLGEIWAFGLRNPWRFSFDRLTGDLYIADVGQNLVEEVNFQAAASAGGENYGWNIMEGTSCFLSPVCDRTGLTLPVAEYRHGAGDCSVTGGFVYRGAEHPALQGIYFYADFCTGRLWGLRKNGAAWENQLLLDTALQISSFGEDEAGNLYLADFGLGDIYKIDGP
- a CDS encoding Fe-Mn family superoxide dismutase — its product is AQGIKPLLVVDVWEHAYYLDYQNRRPDFLQAFIDHLINWDFVNANLG